A part of Oncorhynchus masou masou isolate Uvic2021 chromosome 21, UVic_Omas_1.1, whole genome shotgun sequence genomic DNA contains:
- the LOC135507788 gene encoding uncharacterized protein LOC135507788 — protein MSVSLTLRTTVSKRRKSLGSCPPLSQPRTTSPLPGPCPPPPPPSPTPMPATRIPRMRRTGVRDAHLAAENAAGPPPLPKREPPLTGHPRAALPSPLHTAPSPSLPLPPPPPLLALLCSNPPLRWGPTRRRTSVLISPGGSAWVCPPQKLSCAYCGRHFRSLGRHLDKHHTNQPEIRAALIERFMPHLAAAHATHHTQSQQQPRSSSGVEQNSHKPPPGGTTAFSLSPQRPAAQSPSSAVGGNSSPLLLTPPRGRSAVAVSVLKRSPPPAAVTPPRKAGLRKVKEEKEEEEEENDLVEVEVVKPKEEAEAAFPHVFQQTPKEMERLPKEDENEEEEEANGMMEDDSGAEDKEKELLSSGRLHMLPLLSSLSSLVLYLRRLQHSAFLSLSRQLQSAEAWRLLCHSSLALLILYNRRRECEVSKLAIAEYRSRVTPQCPVPVPPGAPPALTPLEASLSPFERLVLPHLPRVGVQGKRGRVQPLILPPHCEPCLELLLQTRQDVGVDPQNPYVFARPYHSPATPLRGTDLLRSLARSSGTRNPRALTQTRVRRQVAILTQLLLLGEGEEPGQPGGNAVERLEHFLEREYHVTQSCGGIGQDPGLMGRVGRVVLCGERDGVLFRGMSLHHICLELDVMSGNSADSYSEGDSDGEGRKEKGEVAPPSLLMVRKGRTNSRTPRARKLKVTPSSTSPLSPSLPGRRRGSGGPKSGKRGVLKRPWSDAERAAVEEHLTCNIAELRVPAKADCERCLQSCPLLVTNRRDWRAIKFYCHNRIQLLKKNQRREDDGTPIMVC, from the exons ATGAGTGTATCGCTGACCCTGAGAACAACCGTATCAAAAAG gaggaaGAGTCTGGGCTcgtgccctcctctctctcagcccaggACTACCTCACCCCTTCCTGGcccctgtccccctcctcctcccccctctcccactccaaTGCCAGCGACTCGGATCCCCAGAATGAGGAGGACGGGGGTCAGAGACGCACACCTCGCCGCCGAAAACGCCGCCGGACCACCACCCCTTCCAAAAAGAGAACCACCCCTCACCGGACATCCCCGGGccgccctcccctctcctcttcataccgccccctcaccttctctccccctccctcctcctccacctcttctcgcCCTTCTCTGTTCAAATCCCCCGCTCCGTTGGGGCCCAACACGACGGCGAACATCAGTATTAATATCGCCAGGGGGGTCGGCATGGGTGTGCCCCCCCCAGAAGCTGAGCTGTGCATACTGCGGCCGCCACTTCCGCTCACTGGGGCGCCACCTGGACAAGCACCACACCAACCAGCCTGAGATCCGCGCCGCGCTCATCGAGCGCTTTATGCCCCACCTGGCGGCCGCGCACGCCACACACCACACTCAGTCCCAGCAGCAACCTCGGTCATCATCAGGAGTGGAGCAAAACTCCCACAAGCCACCACCGGGGGGCACCACCGCGTTCTCCCTGTCTCCTCAACGTCCGGCCGCCCAATCCCCTTCCTCCGCCGTTGGGGGAAACTCCTCCCCCCTGCTTTTGACTCCACCCCGAGGGCGCAGTGCGGTGGCCGTGTCCGTTCTGAAGAGAAGCCCACCTCCGGCAGCTGTGACCCCGCCCAGAAAGGCGGGACTGCGCAAAGTGAAggaggaaaaagaggaggaggaagaggagaacgaTCTGGTGGAAGTTGAGGTGGTGAAGCCCAAAGAAGAGGCAGAGGCGGCTTTTCCCCACGTCTTTCAGCAGACGCCCAAGGAGATGGAACGGCTGCCGAAAGAGGATGaaaatgaagaagaggaggaggcgaACGGTATGATGGAAGACGACAGTGGAGCGGAGGATAAGGAGAAGGAGTTATTGAG ttcGGGACGTCTCCACAtgctgcccctcctctcctccctgtcttcccTGGTCCTCTACCTCCGCAGGCTCCAGcactctgccttcctctccctgtcccgcCAGCTCCAATCCGCCGAGGCCTGGCGCCTCCTGTGCCACTCCTCCCTCGCCCTGCTCATACTCTACAACCGTCGCCGCGAGTGCGAGGTCTCCAAACTGGCCATAGCCGAATACCGCTCCCGTGTCACCCCCCAGTGCCCCGTGCCAGTGCCCCCCGGCGCCCCGCCCGCCCTCACACCCCTGGAGGCATCGCTTTCGCCCTTTGAGCGTCTCGTGCTTCCACATTTGCCTCGAGTAGGTGTCCAGGGCAAACGAGGAAGAGTCCAGCCTCTTATCCTGCCACCGCACTGCGAGCCATGTCTGGAACTCCTCCTCCAGACCAGGCAAGATGTCGGCGTCGATCCCCAGAACCCGTACGTCTTCGCCCGGCCGTACCACTCCCCAGCCACCCCCCTCCGTGGCACCGACCTCCTCCGGAGCCTGGCCCGCTCCAGTGGCACCCGGAACCCCCGCGCCCTCACCCAGACCCGTGTCCGGCGCCAGGTCGCCATCTTGACGCAGCTGCTATTGCTCGGTGAGGGGGAGGAGCCAGGACAGCCGGGTGGGAACGCCGTAGAGCGCCTGGAACACTTCCTGGAGCGTGAGTACCACGTTACACAGAGCTGCGGTGGGATTGGCCAGGACCCGGGGCTGATGGGTAGAGTGGGGCGCGTGGTGCTGTGCGGGGAGAGAGACGGCGTGCTGTTCCGGGGGATGAGCCTCCACCACATCTGTCTGGAGCTTGACG TGATGTCAGGCAACTCGGCCGACTCGTACTCGGAGGGCGACTCTGACGGCGAGGGGCGGAAGGAGAAGGGCGAGGTGGCCCCTCCCAGCCTGCTGATGGTGCGGAAGGGCAGGACCAACAGCAGGACGCCGCGTGCCAGGAAACTCAAGGTCACGCCCTCCTCCACATCgcccctctccccctcgctccccGGCCGCAGAAGAGGCTCAGGTGGGCCCAAATCAG GAAAACGCGGCGTCCTCAAGCGCCCGTGGTCGGACGCAGAGCGCGCCGCTGTGGAGGAGCACCTGACCTGCAACATCGCCGAGCTGCGCGTGCCTGCCAAGGCCGACTGCGAGCGCTGCCTGCAGAGCTGCCCGCTGCTGGTCACCAACCGGCGCGATTGGCGGGCCATCAAATTCTACTGTCACAACCGCATCCAGCTGCTTAAGAAGAACCAGCGGCGTGAGGACGACGGGACGCCCATCATGGTGTGCTGA